In Balaenoptera musculus isolate JJ_BM4_2016_0621 chromosome 19, mBalMus1.pri.v3, whole genome shotgun sequence, one genomic interval encodes:
- the ZNF835 gene encoding LOW QUALITY PROTEIN: zinc finger protein 835 (The sequence of the model RefSeq protein was modified relative to this genomic sequence to represent the inferred CDS: deleted 2 bases in 1 codon) — protein MEGLLTVAVQQDSELGETPKHEGHFRDGRKNQESCLKQEVHKEDPTEDCIPEHDECTRIPRTRSSPLTTQADRRPQRRGAPRKSQNQKTTDASVEEEEERGGGTRKPWKCQDCGKAFSYCSAFTLHQRTHTGEKPFSCPDCGKAFSQSVHLMLHRRMHTGERPYACGECGKAFSQGSYLAAHRRTHTGQRPHSCADCGKAFVRPTHLAQHQRVHTGERPFTCGQCTKAFRNRSSLLEHQRIHTGEKPFVCAQCNKAFRFSSALIRHQRTHTAERPYTCGQCAKAFTQITHLAQHRRVHTGEKPYTCPECGAPFSQSASLAEHRRIHTGEKPYACTQCGKAFTQVSHLSQHRRVHTGERPYTCRDCGRAFSNRSHLVQHHLVHTGARPYKCLECGTAFSHVSSLIEHQKVHTGEKPYRCGDCGRAFSQGSSLTLHWRTHTGERPYACPECGKAFSNRSYLIQHHIVHTGEKPYECSGCGKAFGFSSALIRHQRMHADEGGGHLCPAAAPDSTPELRPGEGAC, from the exons ATGGAAGGACTCTTGACGGTTGCCGTCCAGCAAGACTCTGAGTTGGGAGAAACCCCGAAACACGAAGGTCATTTCAGGGATGGCCGGAAGAACCAGGAAAGTTGTTTGAAGCAGGAGGTCCACAAGGAAGACCCCACTGAGGACTGCATCCCCGAGCATGATGAATGCACCAGAATCCCCAGGACCAGGTCGAGTCCCCTAACTACCCAGGCTGACCGCAGGCCCCAGAGGCGCGGCGCACCAAGAAAGAGCCAGAACCAGAAGACCACAGACGCCAgcgtggaggaggaggaggaacgaGGTGGTGGCACCAGAAAGCCGTGGAAGTGTCAGGACTGCGGAAAGGCCTTCAGCTACTGCTCGGCCTTCACCCTGCACCAAAGAACCCACACGGGGGAGAAGCCGTTCTCCTGCCCCGACTGCGGCAAGGCCTTCAGCCAGAGCGTGCACCTGATGCTGCACCGGCGGATGCACACGGGCGAGCGGCCCTACGCGTGCGGCGAGTGCGGCAAGGCCTTCAGCCAGGGCTCCTACCTGGCGGCGCACCGGCGCACGCACACGGGCCAGCGGCCACACAGCTGTGCGGACTGCGGCAAGGCTTTCGTGCGCCCCACGCACCTGGCGCAGCACCAGCGTGTGCACACGGGTGAGCGGCCCTTCACATGTGGCCAGTGCACCAAGGCCTTTCGCAACCGCTCCTCCCTGCTGGAGCACCAGCGCATCCACACGGGTGAGAAGCCGTTCGTGTGTGCACAGTGCAACAAGGCCTTCCGCTTCTCCTCGGCACTCATCCGCCACCAGCGCACGCACACTGCCGAGCGGCCCTACACCTGTGGCCAGTGCGCCAAGGCCTTCACGCAGATCACACACCTGGCGCAACACCGTCGCGTGCACACAGGCGAGAAGCCCTACACGTGCCCCGAGTGTGGCGCGCCCTTCAGCCAGAGCGCCTCACTGGCCGAGCACCGGCGCATCCACACGGGCGAGAAGCCGTACGCGTGCACGCAGTGCGGCAAGGCCTTCACGCAGGTGTCGCACCTGAGCCAGCACCGGCGCGTGCACACTGGCGAGCGGCCCTACACCTGCCGGGACTGTGGCCGCGCCTTCAGCAATCGCTCGCACCTGGTGCAGCACCACCTCGTGCACACGGGGGCGCGGCCCTACAAGTGCCTGGAGTGCGGCACCGCCTTCAGCCACGTGTCCTCCCTAATCGAGCACCAGAAGGTCCACACCGGAGAGAAGCCCTACCGGTGCGGGGACTGTGGCCGCGCCTTCAGCCAGGGCTCGTCGCTGACGCTGCACTGGCGCACGCACACCGGCGAGCGGCCCTACGCATGCCCCGAGTGCGGCAAGGCCTTCAGCAACCGCTCCTACCTGATCCAGCACCACATCGTGCACACCGGGGAGAAGCCGTACGAGTGCAGTGGCTGCGGCAAGGCCTTCGGCTTCTCCTCCGCCCTCATTCGACACCAGAGGATGCACGCCGAC GAAGGTGGGGGACACCTTTGCCCAGCTGCTGCACCTGACTCAACACCTGAGCTCCGACCGGGAGAAGGAGCCTGTTGA